In Brienomyrus brachyistius isolate T26 unplaced genomic scaffold, BBRACH_0.4 scaffold44, whole genome shotgun sequence, the following are encoded in one genomic region:
- the aff3 gene encoding AF4/FMR2 family member 3 isoform X15 has protein sequence MCGRVALGECELDSVRVALGELDSVRVALGECELDSVRVALGECELDSVRVALGECELDSVRVALGELDSVRVALGECELDSVKVALGECELDSVRVALGECELDSVRVALGECELDSVRVALGECELDSVKEALGELDSVKVALGELDSVRVALGECELDSVRVALGECELDSVRVALGECELDSVKEALGELDSVRVALGECELDSVKEALGELDSVRVALGELDSVRVALGECELDSVRVALGECELDSVRVALGELDSVRVALGVCVCVCVCVLRGVAETPSILALTDRRHRHQNSQHSHAQRCSSGKRLRHSSSSSSSSSSASDSSSLRSHTPSPERHSKPGTPPEDAGLSGSVEELSSNKWQLDKWLKRAGQASSDGEGDAHSGSDSDGGRTPAGFWGREPSPGLRGEQTPIPSPGLYYSSQPSPQLIISPSSSPSPSPRSPSPPSDAPLSPYSCRSPASVHSPTPPAKPRRPCIPKSKPRVQPWDAPAADAEPPRRRSPCQNSSPRHRPRPSSKPARSPSPTPRAKHRPSAAPSAGARRDSASSQRKGHEVDGRAKVQPSERRLDRRRTEGEAGTLRLCWAQDTEEEERTKEGTGLEKEQRRRKPQGGEPQSVQPRQRPHTNSQRRQEETLPGSPGQHSRKKRRKEEELQPDSRPTRSPSPSPTPVIPPTDSSSSSSCSAPSDSDSEPLSPPPVTKIPADSTSNKRQVLRRPQGRTGRAVEAQPAVVKPSWQPTGAQAGDSGRNRYTLVPFGLGDPPSGPRSLLVRIDLTLLLRVPQTSCLPRGRSSSSSSSSSSRKAHNNSAMRHLHPPENDPQDHKKKRKSDNPHQDNKKNHAHTDPRSAKGMSTKESINGHEGALRGDEHKPASPTADVSDPRKIGEPGKQAGQRKRECGAEQHYQEKADKGGDARTQSTQLQVPRTHPQVKVESPRLPSGPKPVYEIWGVPPNQALPPDGAIIHHDTLHHAEYYMHEAKRIKHRADAMVDKFGKAVNYVDAALSFMECGKAMEEGPLEAKSPYTMYSETVELIRYAMRLKGHSGPGTRQEDKQLAVLCFRCLALLYWRMFRLKKDHALKYSKVLLDYFKSSPKPSHGPVSWNSCGKSSGAPLNPQVGLAATSPSSFISIPQRIHQMAANHLNITNSVLYSYEYWELADNLAKENKEFFSYLNTLRGPLTLHSSVQHIVQYTRQALQWIRISANLT, from the exons atgtgtGGAAGGGTAGCACTGGGTGAGTGTGAGCTGGACAGTGTGAGGGTAGCACTGGGTGAGTTGGACAGTGTGAGGGTAGCACTGGGTGAGTGTGAGCTGGACAGTGTGAGGGTAGCACTGGGTGAGTGTGAGCTGGACAGTGTGAGGGTAGCACTGGGTGAGTGTGAGCTGGACAGTGTGAGGGTAGCACTGGGTGAGTTGGACAGTGTGAGGGTAGCACTGGGTGAGTGTGAGCTGGACAGTGTGAAGGTAGCACTGGGTGAGTGTGAGCTGGACAGTGTGAGGGTAGCACTGGGTGAGTGTGAGCTGGACAGTGTGAGGGTAGCACTGGGTGAGTGTGAGCTGGACAGTGTGAGGGTAGCACTGGGTGAGTGTGAGTTGGACAGTGTGAAGGAAGCACTGGGTGAGTTGGACAGTGTGAAGGTAGCACTGGGTGAGTTGGACAGTGTGAGGGTAGCACTGGGTGAGTGTGAGCTGGACAGTGTGAGGGTAGCACTGGGTGAGTGTGAGCTGGACAGTGTGAGGGTAGCACTGGGTGAGTGTGAGTTGGACAGTGTGAAGGAAGCACTGGGTGAGTTGGACAGTGTGAGGGTAGCACTGGGTGAGTGTGAGCTGGACAGTGTGAAG GAAGCACTGGGTGAGTTGGACAGTGTGAGGGTAGCACTGGGTGAGTTGGACAGTGTGAGGGTAGCACTGGGTGAGTGTGAGCTGGACAGTGTGAGGGTAGCACTGGGTGAGTGTGAGCTGGACAGTGTGAGGGTAGCACTGGGTGAGTTGGACAGTGTGAGGGTAgcactgggtgtgtgtgtgtgtgtgtgtgtgtgtgtgttacgtgGGGTGGCTGAGACACCCTCTATCCTGGCTCTGACTGACAGACGGCATCGGCACCAGAACTCCCAGCATTCCCACGCACAGCGCTGCTCGTCCGGCAAGAGACTGAGacactccagctcctccagctccagctcctccagcgcCTCAGACAGCAGCAGCCTGCGCTCGCACACCCCCAGCCCGGAAAGGCACTCCAAGCCGGGGACGCCCCCCGAGGATGCAGGCCTGAGCGGCAGCGTGGAGGAG CTGTCATCCAACAAGTGGCAGCTGGACAAGTGGCTGAAGAGGGCAGGACAGGCGTCGAGCGACGGGGAGGGGGACGCCCATTCAGGTTCAGACTCTGACGGTGGCCGGACTCCCGCAGGGTTCTGGGGCAGAGAGCCCAGCCCAGGGCTACGGGGGGAGCAGACCCCCATTCCCAGCCCCGGTCTGTACTACAGCAGCCAGCCGAGTCCCCAGCTGATCATCAGTCCCAGCAGCAGTCCTTCACCCAGTCCCAGGAGTCCCAGCCCTCCCAGTGACGCTCCGCTCAGCCCCTACTCATGCAGGAGTCCTGCCTCCGTTCACAGCCCCACACCCCCAGCTAAGCCAAGGCGCCCGTGCATTCCCAAAAGCAAACCCCGTGTCCAGCCGTGGGACGCTCCTGCTGCTGACGCGGAACCCCCACGCAGACGCAGCCCTTGCCAAAACTCCAGCCCCAGGCATCGCCCTCGGCCTAGCTCCAAGCCCGCACGTAGCCCCAGCCCCACACCAAGAGCCAAACACCGACCCTCTGCCGCTCCCAGCGCGGGGGCCCGTCGAGACAGTGCCTCATCACAGCGGAAGGGGCATGAGGTGGATGGGCGGGCCAAGGTGCAGCCCTCTGAGAGGCGGCTGGACAGGAGGCGGACGGAGGGAGAGGCTGGAACCCTGAGGCTCTGCTGGGCCCAGGACACTGAGGAAGAGGAAAGGACGAAGGAAGGGACGGGGCTAGAGAAGGAGCAGCGAAGACGGAAGCCTCAGGGAGGCGAGCCCCAGTCCGTGCAGCCAAGACAGAGGCCCCACACGAACAGCCAGAGGCGGCAGGAGGAGACTTTACCAGGAAGCCCTGGACAGCATAGCAGGAAAAAGAGGAGAAAGGAAGAGGAGCTGCAACCAGACTCCAGGCCCACCCGCTCACCATCCCCCTCCCCTACTCCCGTTATCCCGCCAACAgactcttcttcctcctcctcatgtTCAGCACCCTCAGATTCAGACTCAGAGCCCCTCTCCCCACCCCCAGTCACCAAGATCCCAGCAGACTCAACCTCCAATAAGCGACAGGTCCTGAGGAGGCCACAGGGCAGGACTGGGAGGGCTGTGGAGGCCCAGCCAGCGGTAGTCAAACCCAGCTGGCAGCCCACTGGGGCCCAGGCAGGTGACTCGGGCCGGAACCGCTACACCTTGGTGCCATTCGGCCTCGGCGATCCGCCAAGCGGACCACGCTCACTCCTGGTGCGGATAGACCTGACTCTCCTACTCAGAGTGCCCCAGACCTCCTGCCTCCCTCGAGGTCGctcctcatcttcctcatcgTCCTCCTCCTCACGAAAGGCCCACAACAATAGCGCCATGAGGCATCTTCATCCCCCTGAAAATGACCCACAGGACCACAAGAAGAAACGAAAA TCTGATAATCCTCACCAGGACAATAAGAAGAACCATGCGCATACTGATCCCAGGTCAGCCAAAGGAATGTCCACCAAGGAGTCCATCAACGG GCACGAAGGAGCTCTCCGCGGTGATGAGCACAAGCCGGCGTCCCCTACGGCAGACGTCTCGGACCCCCGCAAGATAGGCGAGccgggcaagcaggcaggccAGCGGAAGAGGGAGTGTGGCGCTGAGCAGCATTACCAAGAGAAGGCCGACAAGGGAGGAGACGCGAGGACGCAGAGCACacagctccag GTGCCCAGAACACACCCTCAGGTGAAGGTGGAGTCACCACGTCTTCCCAGTGGTCCCAAGCCAGTATATGAGATTTGGGGAGTCCCCCCAAACCAAGCCCTGCCACCAGATGGTGCTATAATCCACCATGACAC GCTGCACCACGCTGAGTACTACATGCACGAAGCCAAGAGGATCAAGCATCGTGCTGACGCCATG GTGGACAAGTTTGGCAAGGCAGTGAACTACGTGGATGCGGCGCTCTCCTTCATGGAGTGTGGCAAGGCCATGGAGGAGGGCCCCCTGGAGGCCAAATCTCCATACACCATGTACTCAGAAACCGTGGAGCTCATCAG ATACGCCATGAGGCTGAAGGGACATTCTGGTCCGGGGACCCGGCAGGAAGATAAGCAGCTGGCAGTGCTGTG TTTCCGCTGCCTTGCTCTTCTGTACTGGCGGATGTTCAGGTTGAAGAAGGACCACGCTCTCAAATACTCCAAAGTCCTGCTGGACTACTTTAAG AGCTCCCCCAAACCTTCCCATGGTCCAGTATCATGGAACTCCTGTGGAAA GAGTTCAGGAGCGCCACTGAACCCCCAGGTAGGCCTGGCCGCCACCTCCCCCTCGTCCTTCATCAGCATTCCCCAGCGCATCCACCAGATGGCAGCAAACCACCTCAACATCACCAACAGCGTGCTGTACAGCTACGAGTACTGGGAGCTGGCCGACAACCTGGCCAAGGAGAACAAAG AGTTTTTCAGCTACCTGAACACACTGAGGGGACCTCTCACCTTGCACAGCAGTGTCCAACACATCGTGCAGTATACACGCCAGGCGTTGCAGTGGATCCGGATCAGTGCCAACTTGACTTAA
- the aff3 gene encoding AF4/FMR2 family member 3 isoform X4, which translates to MCGRVALGECELDSVRVALGELDSVRVALGECELDSVRVALGECELDSVRVALGECELDSVRVALGELDSVRVALGECELDSVKVALGECELDSVRVALGECELDSVRVALGECELDSVRVALGELDSVRVALGECELDSVRVALGECELDSVRVALGECELDSVKEALGELDSVRVALGECELDSVKVALGESELDSVRVALGECELDSVRVALGECELDSVRVALGECELDSVRVALGECELDSVRVALGECELDSVKEALGELDSVRVALGELDSVRVALGECELDSVRVALGECELDSVRVALGECELDSVKEALGELDSVRVALGECELDSVKVALGESELDSVRVALGECELDSVRVALGECELDSVRVALGECELDSVKEALGELDSVRVALGELHSVKEALGELDSVRVALGELDSVRVALGECELDSVRVALGECELDSVRVALGELDSVRVALGVCVCVCVCVLRGVAETPSILALTDRRHRHQNSQHSHAQRCSSGKRLRHSSSSSSSSSSASDSSSLRSHTPSPERHSKPGTPPEDAGLSGSVEELSSNKWQLDKWLKRAGQASSDGEGDAHSGSDSDGGRTPAGFWGREPSPGLRGEQTPIPSPGLYYSSQPSPQLIISPSSSPSPSPRSPSPPSDAPLSPYSCRSPASVHSPTPPAKPRRPCIPKSKPRVQPWDAPAADAEPPRRRSPCQNSSPRHRPRPSSKPARSPSPTPRAKHRPSAAPSAGARRDSASSQRKGHEVDGRAKVQPSERRLDRRRTEGEAGTLRLCWAQDTEEEERTKEGTGLEKEQRRRKPQGGEPQSVQPRQRPHTNSQRRQEETLPGSPGQHSRKKRRKEEELQPDSRPTRSPSPSPTPVIPPTDSSSSSSCSAPSDSDSEPLSPPPVTKIPADSTSNKRQVLRRPQGRTGRAVEAQPAVVKPSWQPTGAQAGDSGRNRYTLVPFGLGDPPSGPRSLLVRIDLTLLLRVPQTSCLPRGRSSSSSSSSSSRKAHNNSAMRHLHPPENDPQDHKKKRKSDNPHQDNKKNHAHTDPRSAKGMSTKESINGHEGALRGDEHKPASPTADVSDPRKIGEPGKQAGQRKRECGAEQHYQEKADKGGDARTQSTQLQVPRTHPQVKVESPRLPSGPKPVYEIWGVPPNQALPPDGAIIHHDTLHHAEYYMHEAKRIKHRADAMVDKFGKAVNYVDAALSFMECGKAMEEGPLEAKSPYTMYSETVELIRYAMRLKGHSGPGTRQEDKQLAVLCFRCLALLYWRMFRLKKDHALKYSKVLLDYFKSSPKPSHGPVSWNSCGKSSGAPLNPQVGLAATSPSSFISIPQRIHQMAANHLNITNSVLYSYEYWELADNLAKENKEFFSYLNTLRGPLTLHSSVQHIVQYTRQALQWIRISANLT; encoded by the exons atgtgtGGAAGGGTAGCACTGGGTGAGTGTGAGCTGGACAGTGTGAGGGTAGCACTGGGTGAGTTGGACAGTGTGAGGGTAGCACTGGGTGAGTGTGAGCTGGACAGTGTGAGGGTAGCACTGGGTGAGTGTGAGCTGGACAGTGTGAGGGTAGCACTGGGTGAGTGTGAGCTGGACAGTGTGAGGGTAGCACTGGGTGAGTTGGACAGTGTGAGGGTAGCACTGGGTGAGTGTGAGCTGGACAGTGTGAAGGTAGCACTGGGTGAGTGTGAGCTGGACAGTGTGAGGGTAGCACTGGGTGAGTGTGAGCTGGACAGTGTGAGGGTAGCACTGGGTGAGTGTGAGCTGGACAGTGTGAGG GTAGCACTGGGTGAGTTGGACAGTGTGAGGGTAGCACTGGGTGAGTGTGAGCTGGACAGTGTGAGGGTAGCACTGGGTGAGTGTGAGCTGGACAGTGTGAGGGTAGCACTGGGTGAGTGTGAGTTGGACAGTGTGAAGGAAGCACTGGGTGAGTTGGACAGTGTGAGGGTAGCACTGGGTGAGTGTGAGCTGGACAGTGTGAAGGTAGCACTGGGTGAGAGTGAGCTGGACAGTGTGAGGGTAGCACTGGGTGAGTGTGAGCTGGACAGTGTGAGGGTAGCATTGGGTGAGTGTGAGCTGGACAGTGTGAGGGTAGCACTGGGTGAGTGTGAGTTGGACAGTGTGAGGGTAGCACTGGGTGAGTGTGAGCTGGACAGTGTGAGGGTAGCACTGGGTGAGTGTGAGTTGGACAGTGTGAAGGAAGCACTGGGTGAGTTGGACAGTGTGAGGGTAGCACTGGGTGAGTTGGACAGTGTGAGGGTAGCACTGGGTGAGTGTGAGCTGGACAGTGTGAGGGTAGCACTGGGTGAGTGTGAGCTGGACAGTGTGAGGGTAGCACTGGGTGAGTGTGAGTTGGACAGTGTGAAGGAAGCACTGGGTGAGTTGGACAGTGTGAGGGTAGCACTGGGTGAGTGTGAGCTGGACAGTGTGAAGGTAGCACTGGGTGAGAGTGAGCTGGACAGTGTGAGGGTAGCACTGGGTGAGTGTGAGCTGGACAGTGTGAGGGTAGCACTGGGTGAGTGTGAGCTGGACAGTGTGAGGGTAGCACTGGGTGAGTGTGAGTTGGACAGTGTGAAGGAAGCACTGGGTGAGTTGGACAGTGTGAGGGTAGCACTGGGTGAGTTGCACAGTGTGAAGGAAGCACTGGGTGAGTTGGACAGTGTGAGGGTAGCACTGGGTGAGTTGGACAGTGTGAGGGTAGCACTGGGTGAGTGTGAGCTGGACAGTGTGAGGGTAGCACTGGGTGAGTGTGAGCTGGACAGTGTGAGGGTAGCACTGGGTGAGTTGGACAGTGTGAGGGTAgcactgggtgtgtgtgtgtgtgtgtgtgtgtgtgtgttacgtgGGGTGGCTGAGACACCCTCTATCCTGGCTCTGACTGACAGACGGCATCGGCACCAGAACTCCCAGCATTCCCACGCACAGCGCTGCTCGTCCGGCAAGAGACTGAGacactccagctcctccagctccagctcctccagcgcCTCAGACAGCAGCAGCCTGCGCTCGCACACCCCCAGCCCGGAAAGGCACTCCAAGCCGGGGACGCCCCCCGAGGATGCAGGCCTGAGCGGCAGCGTGGAGGAG CTGTCATCCAACAAGTGGCAGCTGGACAAGTGGCTGAAGAGGGCAGGACAGGCGTCGAGCGACGGGGAGGGGGACGCCCATTCAGGTTCAGACTCTGACGGTGGCCGGACTCCCGCAGGGTTCTGGGGCAGAGAGCCCAGCCCAGGGCTACGGGGGGAGCAGACCCCCATTCCCAGCCCCGGTCTGTACTACAGCAGCCAGCCGAGTCCCCAGCTGATCATCAGTCCCAGCAGCAGTCCTTCACCCAGTCCCAGGAGTCCCAGCCCTCCCAGTGACGCTCCGCTCAGCCCCTACTCATGCAGGAGTCCTGCCTCCGTTCACAGCCCCACACCCCCAGCTAAGCCAAGGCGCCCGTGCATTCCCAAAAGCAAACCCCGTGTCCAGCCGTGGGACGCTCCTGCTGCTGACGCGGAACCCCCACGCAGACGCAGCCCTTGCCAAAACTCCAGCCCCAGGCATCGCCCTCGGCCTAGCTCCAAGCCCGCACGTAGCCCCAGCCCCACACCAAGAGCCAAACACCGACCCTCTGCCGCTCCCAGCGCGGGGGCCCGTCGAGACAGTGCCTCATCACAGCGGAAGGGGCATGAGGTGGATGGGCGGGCCAAGGTGCAGCCCTCTGAGAGGCGGCTGGACAGGAGGCGGACGGAGGGAGAGGCTGGAACCCTGAGGCTCTGCTGGGCCCAGGACACTGAGGAAGAGGAAAGGACGAAGGAAGGGACGGGGCTAGAGAAGGAGCAGCGAAGACGGAAGCCTCAGGGAGGCGAGCCCCAGTCCGTGCAGCCAAGACAGAGGCCCCACACGAACAGCCAGAGGCGGCAGGAGGAGACTTTACCAGGAAGCCCTGGACAGCATAGCAGGAAAAAGAGGAGAAAGGAAGAGGAGCTGCAACCAGACTCCAGGCCCACCCGCTCACCATCCCCCTCCCCTACTCCCGTTATCCCGCCAACAgactcttcttcctcctcctcatgtTCAGCACCCTCAGATTCAGACTCAGAGCCCCTCTCCCCACCCCCAGTCACCAAGATCCCAGCAGACTCAACCTCCAATAAGCGACAGGTCCTGAGGAGGCCACAGGGCAGGACTGGGAGGGCTGTGGAGGCCCAGCCAGCGGTAGTCAAACCCAGCTGGCAGCCCACTGGGGCCCAGGCAGGTGACTCGGGCCGGAACCGCTACACCTTGGTGCCATTCGGCCTCGGCGATCCGCCAAGCGGACCACGCTCACTCCTGGTGCGGATAGACCTGACTCTCCTACTCAGAGTGCCCCAGACCTCCTGCCTCCCTCGAGGTCGctcctcatcttcctcatcgTCCTCCTCCTCACGAAAGGCCCACAACAATAGCGCCATGAGGCATCTTCATCCCCCTGAAAATGACCCACAGGACCACAAGAAGAAACGAAAA TCTGATAATCCTCACCAGGACAATAAGAAGAACCATGCGCATACTGATCCCAGGTCAGCCAAAGGAATGTCCACCAAGGAGTCCATCAACGG GCACGAAGGAGCTCTCCGCGGTGATGAGCACAAGCCGGCGTCCCCTACGGCAGACGTCTCGGACCCCCGCAAGATAGGCGAGccgggcaagcaggcaggccAGCGGAAGAGGGAGTGTGGCGCTGAGCAGCATTACCAAGAGAAGGCCGACAAGGGAGGAGACGCGAGGACGCAGAGCACacagctccag GTGCCCAGAACACACCCTCAGGTGAAGGTGGAGTCACCACGTCTTCCCAGTGGTCCCAAGCCAGTATATGAGATTTGGGGAGTCCCCCCAAACCAAGCCCTGCCACCAGATGGTGCTATAATCCACCATGACAC GCTGCACCACGCTGAGTACTACATGCACGAAGCCAAGAGGATCAAGCATCGTGCTGACGCCATG GTGGACAAGTTTGGCAAGGCAGTGAACTACGTGGATGCGGCGCTCTCCTTCATGGAGTGTGGCAAGGCCATGGAGGAGGGCCCCCTGGAGGCCAAATCTCCATACACCATGTACTCAGAAACCGTGGAGCTCATCAG ATACGCCATGAGGCTGAAGGGACATTCTGGTCCGGGGACCCGGCAGGAAGATAAGCAGCTGGCAGTGCTGTG TTTCCGCTGCCTTGCTCTTCTGTACTGGCGGATGTTCAGGTTGAAGAAGGACCACGCTCTCAAATACTCCAAAGTCCTGCTGGACTACTTTAAG AGCTCCCCCAAACCTTCCCATGGTCCAGTATCATGGAACTCCTGTGGAAA GAGTTCAGGAGCGCCACTGAACCCCCAGGTAGGCCTGGCCGCCACCTCCCCCTCGTCCTTCATCAGCATTCCCCAGCGCATCCACCAGATGGCAGCAAACCACCTCAACATCACCAACAGCGTGCTGTACAGCTACGAGTACTGGGAGCTGGCCGACAACCTGGCCAAGGAGAACAAAG AGTTTTTCAGCTACCTGAACACACTGAGGGGACCTCTCACCTTGCACAGCAGTGTCCAACACATCGTGCAGTATACACGCCAGGCGTTGCAGTGGATCCGGATCAGTGCCAACTTGACTTAA